From Toxorhynchites rutilus septentrionalis strain SRP chromosome 2, ASM2978413v1, whole genome shotgun sequence, a single genomic window includes:
- the LOC129768552 gene encoding blastula protease 10-like — translation MNSTAVLFATLAIICVHGGPISSRLQPNSPGNIRRLRNLAPADLAEELSGQFEGDIILTEAQQDEILSRKRNGRIELAYRWPSNEIPYEIVVDDFAAEQIGHIERGIRLLERQTCLRFRPRRNQTEDYIRVIGNNPSGCWSWVGNVREGMQELHLAPAELESGCFRLGTIVHEFIHAIGFFHMQSASDRDDYVEIHYDNILEGTESNFLKYSADEVTSFDVRYDYGSVMHYGGTAFSKNGLPTIVPKDPNAEIGQRIGMSERDISKINLMYRCLGKKV, via the exons ATGAACTCGACAGCCGTTCTGTTCGCTACACTAGCAATCATTTGCGTCCACGGAGGACCTATCAGTAGTCGATTGCAGCCAAACAGCCCTGGAAACA TTAGAAGACTGCGCAATTTGGCCCCTGCCGACTTGGCGGAGGAATTGAGCGGACAATTCGAGGGTGACATCATTCTGACCGAAGCACAGCAAGATGAGATCCTCTCCCGCAAAAGAAACGGTCGCATTGAATTGGCCTACAGATGGCCAAGCAACGAAATTCCGTACGAGATCGTCGTGGATGATTTTG CTGCGGAACAGATAGGTCACATCGAGCGTGGTATCCGTCTGTTGGAGAGACAAACATGCCTTCGGTTTAGACCACGTCGAAACCAAACTGAAGATTACATCCGAGTGATAGGAAACAACCCTTCCGGCTGTTGGTCCTGGGTTGGAAATGTTCGAGAAGGCATGCAGGAGCTACATCTGGCGCCCGCTGAGTTGGAGAGCGGATGCTTCCGTTTGGGAACCATCGTGCACGAGTTTATCCACGCTATAGGTTTCTTCCATATGCAAAGTGCCAGCGATCGGGATGATTATGTGGAGATTCACTACGACAATATCCTCGAGGGTACCGAGTCGAATTTTCTGAAGTATTCAGCCGATGAGGTGACAAGTTTCGATGTGAGGTATGACTACGGAAGTGTGATGCATTACGGTGGAACGGCGTTCAGTAAGAATGGACTACCGACGATTGTTCCAAAA GATCCCAATGCAGAAATCGGACAACGGATCGGAATGAGCGAACGTGATATTTCCAAAATTAATctcatgtatcgatgtttgggCAAAAAAGTATAG